DNA from Ziziphus jujuba cultivar Dongzao chromosome 2, ASM3175591v1:
tatttttgttataattttctcttattttattaataaagtatTGAGGGCATTATggtctttatatttttttggatggtAAAAGTAATGGCACGTTAAAAATAAAGGGTGATTATGAAATGTCAGAAAATTAATATAGACTCTTTATTAGggatatcaattaaaaaattaattatagagaaactcattttataaaatattaaattatgtaagGCATTTGGAAGTACATTGAAGACGAAATAAAAGCGTACTTCTATTCCTGTTCCGTGCAAAGAGGGAAAGGATAAGGATCTGTAAGCCTTAcacttcaaaagaaagaaagacttcCTAAACAGAGAAAGCAATCCTAAAACCCCCCAAAAATTcaaggaaataattaaattgaaaggAAGAAAGATATATTCCCTAATTTTAATAAAGTGGGACAACCAATTAAAGAATGTTAGATTGTTAAGCCATTATTTTGCAATATAAAAACAGACATAAAATAGTCTTTGATTTACAAAGtctatagaaatataaaagatCATAAATACAGAATAAAATTAAGTTCTGTCATGGAAAACAAAGTTGAACTTCGAACCAACCGTTTGTATATGGAGTTCGAACCTTATTGCATTTGGCATAAGAAGGAAGATAATGATACTCTTGATGTTCATCTTGAAGGTAAAGTTCtctacatgatatatatatatatatatatatatatctctagtAAACTTttctacataatatatattaaatttttttcatttttaatgtaAGTCGATGTAactcaattaaaatatatatatatatatatatatatattatgattaacttagttaatatatatatatatatatatatatatattctttgtcATTCACcactattttttttccatgtcaTTATCTCGAACTCACAATCTCATATATtagtatgatatttttttttcaaataacttAATTTATATTAGTATGATATGTTTGgatttatgattaattattttctgaatgTATTAGAAATATCtattaattaaagtttaaaaactctgtgttagatatatatatatatatatatatatatatatataattgccaTGCTTTCGAAACtctacattaaaaataaatatatagaaagtatactaaaatagaaattgaaacaatgattaattagaacaattaataatttatccaaataattaatattattaatatcctTTGGTGACTAGGCAGGTTTCAAAAGGGAACAGCTGAAGGTTCGCGTCAACAATGCAAGGATGCTAACAATCTCAGGAGAACGACCGTTGGACGACAACAACAAACAGAGTTTTTTtggcaaacaaatcaaactggGAGAACCACCATTGCACGACAACAACAAGTGGAGTCGTTTTAGCAAACAAATCCCACTGGCCGACAACATCAACGTCAGCTACATTAGTTCCAAGTTCAGCAGAGGGATTCTCTCTGTTGTGATGCCCAAGAAACCAGAGATTCCCTCCATGTCCATTTCCCCGGGGTTCGAAGTAGTCATCCAAAAGGAGACGGAGAATGCGGGTGGTTGGATGTTGAAGGATAAAAATATGGGCGTGCTTGTGTTTTTGGTCCTGGGGTTTGGAATTTATGTGAAATGTTTATGTGGATAGCCGTTTGATATTTGTGCTATATTGAAAAGTAGTTGGTGACATGTGAAAAATAGTGGGGTTCCAACTATATTTGGTGCATATGTGAAATGTGCAAACAACCTTTTATGAACAAATGTTCGAgtgttttatatatgtaatccTGTTCGGGTCACTATATCAATCAAATTTCCATCATGCATGAAGGGGAGAACAGATTTTTTGCTGGGATTTTTTCGATATTTCTGGATTTTCATCCTTGTAATTATGCTACAGAATTATTTAGTTTTAACTGCTATTAGATTATTTAGTTTTAACTGCAACAATTGTTTGCACAAGGGTATTATCCACACATGCATCAGTTTACGAACTCCATAGATGAAGGTTAAAGATTAGAGCATTTGTTGCCAAGGTATggtcaaattttcaaaaactatcaTGGAGGAATACTGGAAAGGAACTCCTTACTAGCCCAATAATGC
Protein-coding regions in this window:
- the LOC107419723 gene encoding 17.8 kDa class I heat shock protein, which produces MENKVELRTNRLYMEFEPYCIWHKKEDNDTLDVHLEGFKREQLKVRVNNARMLTISGERPLDDNNKQSFFGKQIKLGEPPLHDNNKWSRFSKQIPLADNINVSYISSKFSRGILSVVMPKKPEIPSMSISPGFEVVIQKETENAGGWMLKDKNMGVLVFLVLGFGIYVKCLCG